From a region of the Streptacidiphilus albus JL83 genome:
- a CDS encoding M16 family metallopeptidase, with product MAQPTAAQQRPGSTRTLLKGVDGAGVVRRTVLPGGLRIVTETLPTVRSAAFGIWVGVGSRDETPVLNGATHYLEHLLFKGTERRSALDISSALDAVGGEMNAFTAKEYTCYYARVLDNDLPLAIDVVSDMLTGSLIRQEDIDTERDVVLEEIAMTEDDPGDVVHDLFARVMYGSSPLGRPVLGTVETINALTRDQVAGFYKRRYRPEHLVVAAAGNVDHAKVVRQVERAFAGSLTRTDVLPAEPRGGTRALRTAGQVEILDRPTEQAHLVLGLPGLSRGDDRRWALGVLNSALGGGMSSRLFQEVREKRGLAYSVYSYSTSHADSGLFGIYAGCQPKRVEEVLKICREELQKVAEHGITEEELKRAVGQISGSTVLGMEDTGSLMSRVGKAELCYGTHLSVDELLGKISAVTLDDVREVAGSVLGAYRPSLAVIGPVSGKRAAKLGEAVA from the coding sequence GTGGCACAGCCCACGGCAGCACAGCAGCGCCCCGGCAGCACCAGGACCCTGCTCAAGGGCGTGGACGGGGCCGGAGTCGTCCGCCGCACCGTTCTACCGGGCGGGCTCAGGATCGTCACCGAGACCCTGCCGACGGTCCGCTCGGCGGCCTTCGGCATCTGGGTCGGGGTCGGCTCCCGTGACGAGACGCCGGTGCTCAACGGCGCGACGCACTACCTGGAGCACCTGCTCTTCAAGGGCACCGAGCGGCGCAGCGCGCTGGACATCTCGTCCGCGCTGGACGCCGTCGGCGGTGAGATGAACGCCTTCACCGCCAAGGAGTACACCTGCTACTACGCACGGGTGCTCGACAACGACCTGCCGCTCGCCATCGACGTGGTCAGCGACATGCTGACCGGCTCGCTGATCCGCCAGGAGGACATCGACACCGAGCGCGACGTCGTCCTGGAAGAGATCGCGATGACCGAGGACGACCCGGGCGACGTGGTCCACGACCTGTTCGCGCGGGTGATGTACGGCTCCTCGCCGCTGGGACGCCCGGTGCTCGGCACCGTCGAGACCATCAACGCGCTCACCCGCGACCAGGTGGCCGGCTTCTACAAGCGCCGCTACCGCCCCGAGCACCTGGTGGTCGCGGCGGCCGGCAACGTCGACCACGCCAAGGTCGTCCGCCAGGTCGAGCGGGCCTTCGCCGGTTCGCTGACCCGCACCGACGTGCTCCCGGCCGAGCCGCGCGGCGGCACCAGGGCGCTGCGCACGGCCGGTCAGGTCGAGATCCTGGACCGGCCGACCGAGCAGGCCCACCTGGTCCTCGGCCTGCCCGGCCTCTCCCGCGGGGACGACCGGCGCTGGGCCCTGGGTGTGCTCAACTCGGCGCTCGGCGGCGGCATGAGCTCCCGGCTGTTCCAGGAGGTGCGCGAGAAGCGCGGCCTGGCGTACTCGGTGTACTCGTACTCCACCTCGCACGCCGACAGCGGGCTCTTCGGCATCTACGCGGGCTGCCAGCCCAAGCGGGTCGAGGAGGTCCTGAAGATCTGCCGCGAGGAGCTCCAGAAGGTCGCCGAGCACGGCATCACCGAGGAGGAGCTGAAGCGGGCGGTCGGCCAGATCTCCGGCTCCACCGTCCTCGGCATGGAGGACACCGGCTCGCTGATGTCCCGGGTCGGCAAGGCCGAGCTCTGCTACGGCACCCACCTGTCGGTGGACGAGCTGCTGGGCAAGATCTCCGCCGTCACCCTGGACGACGTCCGCGAGGTGGCCGGCTCCGTGCTCGGCGCCTACCGGCCCTCGCTCGCGGTGATCGGCCCGGTCAGCGGCAAGCGCGCCGCCAAGCTGGGCGAAGCCGTCGCCTGA
- the dapB gene encoding 4-hydroxy-tetrahydrodipicolinate reductase, with protein MSTPLRVAVIGAQGRIGSEAARTIEAAPDLELVAALGRGDRLEALAEAGAQVAVELTHPDAVMANLEYCTAQGIHSVVGTTGWTEERLATLNGWLAASPATGVLIAPNFSIGAVLTMRFAQQAARFFETVEVVELHHNRKADAPSGTATRTAQLIAAARTEAGLAPQQDPTTHGLAGARGADVDGVPVHAVRLRGLLAHQEVLFGDTGETLTIRHDSLHHSCFMPGILLGVRSVVSAPGLTFGLEHFLFPGE; from the coding sequence ATGAGTACGCCGCTGCGGGTCGCCGTGATCGGCGCCCAGGGCCGGATCGGCTCCGAGGCCGCCCGCACCATCGAGGCCGCGCCCGACCTGGAGCTGGTGGCCGCGCTCGGGCGCGGCGACCGGCTGGAGGCGCTGGCCGAGGCCGGCGCCCAGGTCGCGGTCGAGCTGACCCACCCCGACGCGGTGATGGCGAACCTGGAGTACTGCACGGCCCAGGGCATCCACTCGGTGGTCGGCACCACCGGCTGGACCGAGGAGCGGCTGGCCACGCTGAACGGCTGGCTCGCCGCCTCACCCGCGACCGGCGTGCTCATCGCCCCGAACTTCTCCATCGGCGCGGTGCTCACCATGCGCTTCGCCCAGCAGGCGGCGCGCTTCTTCGAGACCGTCGAGGTCGTCGAGCTGCACCACAACCGCAAGGCCGACGCGCCGAGCGGTACCGCCACCCGCACCGCCCAGCTGATCGCGGCGGCCCGGACCGAGGCCGGCCTGGCCCCGCAGCAGGACCCGACCACCCACGGCCTGGCCGGAGCACGCGGCGCGGACGTGGACGGCGTGCCCGTGCACGCGGTCCGGCTGCGCGGCCTGCTGGCCCACCAGGAGGTGCTCTTCGGCGACACCGGCGAGACACTGACGATCCGTCATGACTCGCTGCACCACAGCTGCTTCATGCCCGGCATCCTGCTGGGCGTGCGCAGTGTGGTGAGCGCGCCGGGGCTGACCTTCGGCCTTGAGCACTTCCTGTTCCCCGGAGAGTGA